A stretch of DNA from Mesorhizobium onobrychidis:
TGGTCAAGGGCTACGAATACGAAGACAAGCAGTACATCATCATCGACGATGCCGACCTCGAGGCGGTGCGCATCGAATCCAACCACACGATGAACATCGAGGCCTTTGTCGACGAGCGTTCGGTCGACGTGATCTACCAGGACGCGCCGTACTACCTGGCGCCGGATGGCGCGATGGCGGAGGAAACCTTCGCCGTGCTGCGCGAAGCCATGCGCAAGTCCGGCAAGCTGGCGATCGCCCGGCTGGTGCTGTCCAGCCGCGAGCGCGTGGTGACGATCGGCGCGCGTGAGAACGGCATGTTCGTCTGCACCTTGAGGAACCCGAACGAAGTGCGCGGCACGGCGGAGTATTTCGGCAACATCCCGGCCGGCAAGCCCGAGCCGGAAATGCTGCAGCTCGCCGAAGCGCTGATCAAGCAGAAGGAAACCACCTTCGATCCGAAGAACTACGAGGATCGCTACGAGATCGCGCTGATGGCGATGATCCGCGAGAAGCTCAAGGGCCACAAGCCGATCATCGCCGCCGCCCCCGAGCGCGGCAACGTCATCAATCTGATGGATGCGCTGAAGGCCAGCCTGTCGCAGTCGGCCAAGCCGCCGGCCAAGAGCAAGAGCAAGGCCGATGAAGGGGCGAAACCGGCGGCCAAGGGCAAGGCCGCAGCGGCCAAGGAAAATCCGCTCAAGGCCAACCTGCTCAAGGCCGTCGGCAAGAGCAAAGGGTGACAGCGCCTACCGGTATAACCTCCGGCACCGTCTTCGGCACCATCGGTGCGCTGGCGGCGTTTCCGCTTCGGCTGGCGGCGCGTGAGGTCGAGCGCCAGCAGGGCCAGTTGCGGCGCGGCGTCACCAGGCGCACCAACCATGTCGTGTTTGGTCGCACGCTTCTGGCCAAGG
This window harbors:
- the ku gene encoding non-homologous end joining protein Ku encodes the protein MAPRASWKGYLKLSLVSCPVRLYPATSASERISFNQLHKDTHNRINMKPVDPELGLVERSDLVKGYEYEDKQYIIIDDADLEAVRIESNHTMNIEAFVDERSVDVIYQDAPYYLAPDGAMAEETFAVLREAMRKSGKLAIARLVLSSRERVVTIGARENGMFVCTLRNPNEVRGTAEYFGNIPAGKPEPEMLQLAEALIKQKETTFDPKNYEDRYEIALMAMIREKLKGHKPIIAAAPERGNVINLMDALKASLSQSAKPPAKSKSKADEGAKPAAKGKAAAAKENPLKANLLKAVGKSKG